The Pseudomonas sp. MH9.2 genomic interval GCCAACCTTGAAATACCACCCTGGCAACTTTGAGGTTCTAACTCAGGTCCGTTATCCGGATCGAGGACAGTGTATGGTGGGTAGTTTGACTGGGGCGGTCTCCTCCTAAAGAGTAACGGAGGAGTACGAAGGTGCGCTCAGACCGGTCGGAAATCGGTCGTAGAGTATAAAGGCAAAAGCGCGCTTGACTGCGAGACAGACACGTCGAGCAGGTACGAAAGTAGGTCTTAGTGATCCGGTGGTTCTGTATGGAAGGGCCATCGCTCAACGGATAAAAGGTACTCCGGGGATAACAGGCTGATACCGCCCAAGAGTTCATATCGACGGCGGTGTTTGGCACCTCGATGTCGGCTCATCACATCCTGGGGCTGAAGCCGGTCCCAAGGGTATGGCTGTTCGCCATTTAAAGTGGTACGCGAGCTGGGTTTAGAACGTCGTGAGACAGTTCGGTCCCTATCTGCCGTGGACGTTTGAGATTTGAGAGGGGCTGCTCCTAGTACGAGAGGACCGGAGTGGACGAACCTCTGGTGTTCCGGTTGTCACGCCAGTGGCATTGCCGGGTAGCTACGTTCGGAATAGATAACCGCTGAAAGCATCTAAGCGGGAAACTAGCCTCAAGATGAGATCTCACTGGGACCTTGAGTCCCCTGAAGGGCCGTCGAAGACTACGACGTTGATAGGTTGGGTGTGTAAGCGCTGTGAGGCGTTGAGCTAACCAATACTAATTGCCCGTGAGGCTTGACCATATAACACCCAAGCAATTTGCGTCGAAAGAGCAGATTGCGGTGTGTGAAGACGACACAAACCGAAAATTGGCAACAACCCACAGATCTATCACATCCCCATTAGTTGGCCCGTTGCGCGCAAGCACGACGATCCGGCAGCCGAATTTCTTGACGACCATAGAGCATTGGAACCACCTGATCCCATCCCGAACTCAGCAGTGAAACGATGCATCGCCGATGGTAGTGTGGGGTTTCCCCATGTGAGAGTAGGTCATCGTCAAGATTGAATTCCGAAACCCCTGTTTGCTTACGCAAACAGGGGTTTTGTTTATGCGCGGAGAAAACATCCTCCCCATCAAAAAGGCCTTAGTCCGCTCGCATCGGAACCTGTACTCGCATGCGGTAAAAAATTTGCGCGGCTATTTTTTGGGTAGACCACTAGAATGGGCCGCTATCCTTTCGTCTTTGAGTCTCCAGTTCTATGCCCGATCAAGCCAACTCCAGCGGCCTGGCCCAAGTGCCGCTAGATGAGTTGCCGCTCGATGATTTGGTGGCTTGTCATGAATGCGATCTGCTCATGCGCAAGCCCGTGTTGTCCCGCGGCGAAAAAGCTCAGTGCGTGCGCTGCGGCTACGAGCTTTATGCCCAAAGGCACAATGTCGTTCAGCACAGCTTGGCATTAGTGATCGCGGCATTATTGCTGTACATCCCCGCGAACTTTTTGCCCATCATGCATCTCAATCTCCTGGGCCAAACCTCGAAAGACACCGTTTGGACGGGCGTGCTGGGATTATTCGATACCGGCATGCAAGGCGTCGCAGCGGTGGTGTTTCTGTGCAGCATGGGTATCCCGTTACTCAAATTGCTCTGTCAGTTGTCTGTGTTGCTGAGCATTCGTTTGAATGTTGGCCGGAGCTTTGGCCTGCTGCTCTACCGTATTTATCATCACCTTCGTGATTGGGGCATGCTTGAGGTGTATCTCATGGGCGTGCTGGTCGCGCTGGTCAAGCTTTCCGACCTCGCTGAGCTGACTCTGGGCGTGGGGCTGCTATGTTTTATCGGCTTGTTGTTGGTTCAGGTCTGGCTTGAAGTGACCATGTCGCCCCACCAGATTTGGCAGGCGTTATCAGGTGGAGATGCACATGCGGGCGATTGATGCCGGGATTCTGATTTGTGCGGAATGCCATGAACTCAACAAAGCTGACCCGGACAATGACAACCTGACGTGTACTCGCTGCGGAGCGCAGGTACACCCTCGTCGCCCTGACAGCATGAAGCGCACGTGGGCATTGCTGGTGACTGCGGCCATTTTGTACATCCCTGCCAATATGTTGCCGATCATGACAGTCAGCTCATTGGGGCAGGGTGATCCCTCGACCATCATGTCAGGCGTCATTCAACTGATGCAACATGGGATGTACCCCATTGCCATCGTGGTGTTCGTAGCCAGTATTCTAGTGCCCACGTTCAAATTGATCGGTCTGGGCCTACTGCTTTTCTCGGTACAGCGTCGTCAGCCCTTATCGGCGCAACAGCGCATCATCATGTACCGCTTCATTGAGTTCATCGGTCGCTGGTCTATGTTGGACATATTCGTGATCGCCATTCTTGTGGCTGTGGTGAATTTTGGCCGCATCGCCAGTGTCGAAGCTAATCTTGGCGCAGTCGCTTTTGCCAGTGTGGTGATTTTGACGATGCTCGCCGCAGTAACTTTTGATCCCCGACTTATTTGGGACAACACGGAGTCGGATGACGACCATGAGTGATTTGCCTACCGCTAAAACCCGCCCTGCGTCCAATTGGTCTGCGATCTGGATACTGCCCTTGATTGCGTTGATCATTGGCGGGTGGCTTGGCTGGCGGGCATATAGCCAGTCAGGCATCGAGATTGAGGTGCGTTTTGAAAGTGGCGAAGGCATCCATGCCAACAAGACCGAAGTGGTCTACAAAGGCATGTCGATCGGCAAGGTCAAGGCCTTGACGTTAGATGATGAAGGCAATACAAAAGGCGTTATTGCAACCATTGAAGTGAACAAAGAGGTCGAACCGTCCCTGCGGGCCAACAGCCGTTTCTGGCTGGTAAAACCGAGCATCACGTTGGCAGGGATCACCGGTCTGGAAACTTTGGTGTCGGGTAACTACATTGCCGCAAGCCCTGGCGATGGTGAGCCAACACGCAAGTTCAAAGCGTTGGCAGAGGCACCACCGCTCTCGGACAGATTGCCGGGGCTGCACCTGACCCTCAAGGCCGACCGTTTGGGTTCGTTGAATCGAGGCAGTCCGGTGTTCTACAAGCAGATCCAGGTTGGGCAGGTCAAAAGCTATGTCCTGTCGGAAGACCAAGGCACGGTCGAGATTAAAGTCTACATCCAGCCGACCTACGCCAATCTAGTGCGTAAACACACACGTTTCTGGAACGCCAGCGGCATTAGCATCGACGCCAATCTGTCTGGAGTAAAGGTGCGCAGCGAGTCGCTGGCCAGCATCGTTGCTGGCGGTATTGCCTTCGCTACGCCAGAGCACCGAAAAGACAGCCCACCCACCGACCCCAGTCTGCCTTTTCGTCTGTATGAGGATTTTGACGCCGCTCAAGCCGGGATACGGGTCAAGCTCAAGCTGAGCGACTTCGAAGGTTTGCAGGCCGGCCGTACGCCCGTGATGTACAAGGGTATTCAGGTCGGCAACATGAAAACGCTCAAGGTCGATCCCGATCTTTCCAGCGCTACGGTCGAATTGGCCCTGGACCCTTTGGCTGAAGACTATCTGGTGGAAGGCACCCAGTTTTGGGTAGTCAAACCCTCAATTTCGCTGGCGGGCATTACGGGTTTGGAGGCATTGGTCAAAGGTAACTACATCGCGGTTCGTCCCGGCGATCTAGGTTCGCCGCCCAGACGCGATTTCGTCGCCAGAGCCAAGGCACCACCACTGGACCTGCGCTCGCCAGGTCTGCATATGGTGCTGTTCAGCGACACACTGGGTTCGCTGGATGTCGGCAGTCCTATCCTTTACAAGCAGGTTAAGGTCGGCTCAATCCAGAGCTATCAATTCTCCCGCGACCAGAAACAAGTCGTGCTCGGCGTACATATCGAGAAGGAATACGAAAATCTGGTCAATGGCTCGACTCGCTTCTGGAATGTCAGCGGCATCACACTGAAGGGGGGGTTATCGGGTATTGAGGTCAAAAGCGAGTCCCTACAAAGTTTGATGGCGGGGGGCATATCCTTTGAAACGCCGCTGGCCAAATCGCCGCTGCAAAAACGTATCCCTCGCTTCCGCTTGTTTGCCAGCCGTGATCTGGCCACACAGCGCGGGACCGAAATCACGATCAAAGTCGACCGTGCAGACGGTCTGCATCCCGGTACGACAATCCGCTATAAAGGTCTGGATGTCGGCAAGGTCGAAGACGTCGATCTGACCAGTGATCTACAGGCGGTGATGCTGACGGCGCGGATCACCGAAGTACCCGACAAAATCGCCCGTGTGGGCACCGAGTTTTGGGTGGTCAAGCCAGAAGTGGGATTGATCAAAACCTCGAATCTCGAGACTTTGGTCACCGGCCAATACCTGGAAGTGTTGCCGGCCAGCAAAAGCGCGGGACCGCAGAAAAGCTTTGTTGCGTTGAAGGCCCCTCCGAATGCTTCCGCACGTGACGAGGGATTGAGTGTGGTCCTGAGCGCGCCACGTCGTGGCTCAATCAAGCCGGGTGTGCCGGTGACTTACCGTGAAGTGACAGTAGGCAAGGTCATGAGCTACGAATTGAGCCCGACGGCTGATCGTGTATTGATCCACATCCTGATCGAGCCGCGTTATGCGTCGTTGGTTCGGGGCGGCAGTCGTTTCTGGAACAGCAGTGGCTTTGGCGTTGACTTCGGCTTGTTCAGAGGTGCGACCGTCCGTACGGAGTCGCTGGAGACGCTGATCGATGGCGGCATCGCGTTTGCCACGCCGGAGGGGGAGCGCATGGGGAGTCAGGCGCGACCTGAGCAAACCTTCCCGTTGTTCGACAAAGCCGAGGATGAATGGCTGCAGTGGGCGCCCAAGATTTCTCTCGGGAAGTAGAGCAGTCAACGCGGTGTGCCAGGCACACCGCGTTGGCTTCTTCAGCTGCACATCAGGCCAGCACGGTCTCTGCTTCAGGATCTGCCGCCACTGCTTTCACCTCGTCATGGCGACGGATGTATTTCCAGTCGGCCTCGTCGATGTAAATGCCGTTAGGTCCGCTACCGCCTTCCAGATCGATCGCAACGTGTGCCGAGACCTGGGGTTTGACGCTGGCCAGAATCGGTACAAAGCCTAGCTGCAAACTGGTCTCCAGCAAGGCGGCCTGGTTTTTCTCGTCAATGTCGGCCGCTTCGTCGAGGTAGTAAGGCAGACGAATGCGCCCGGCTTGATCGCGATCCATCAAGTGCAGCAACAAATACATGTTGGTCAGCGCTTTGATGGTCATGGTCGTACCGTTAGACGCCGCACCATCGATATCGGTATGAATCACGGGTTGGCCGTTGACCTTGGTGATTTCGAAGGCCAGTTCGAACAAATCCTTCAGGCCGAGTTGGTTGTGGTTAGCCGCCACCAACCGTGCCAGATATTCCTTGGCCTCTTCGTTCTTGTTGTCCTGATCGGCACTTTGGCTGAGGTCGAATACCGACAGCGTTTCGCCTTCTTCGTACTGACCAGCGCTATGGATGATCTGGTCGATGTGTTTGAGTGCTTCCTTGTTCGGCGCCAGAACGATGCGGAAACTCGCCAGGTTGGACACCTGCCGTTTGTTGATCTCGCGGTTGAACAGCGCCAGTTGATGCTCAAGGCTGTCGTAGTCGCTGCGAATATTACGCAAGGTCCGGGCGATGTCGGTCACTGCTGCACGCCGTGCTTTACCCAGAGTAAGTGCCTCGTCTTGGCGATGCGCGTAGGCGTTGATCAGCAAGTGCAGGCGACGCTCCATGTCATCTTCACTGTCGAATTTGGCTACACCCTTGAGGCGCACTTGAGCGTAAAGCGCTTCAATCTGGCCATCGCTGCGCTGCAAACCCTGCCAGCTGTCCTGATAGTCATTGAGCAGCGGCAGCAGGTTCTCCAGCGAGTCATCCACCGGTTCCATGAACGGCGTACCGAACGGCATATCTGCAGGCAATAGCTGACGACGACGCAGGGCGTCATCCAGCGTGCGTTGCTTGGCTTCCATGTCGCCGATCTGCCGACCGACCAGTTGCAGCTTGGCGGAGAGCTGCTGCACACGTTCGGTGAAAGCATCGCTGGAGCGTTTGAGCTCGTCCTGCGCGGCTTCCATTTGCGCCAGCTGTTCGAGTTTCTCCGGCTCTTCCGCATTCAACGTCTGGCTGCGACGGAAGTCTTCCAGCGCTTTTTGCGCGTCCAATACCTGCTGGTACAGGGCTTCGGTCTGCGTTTTGCTCGCCGCCCGGTCCGAGGCAACGGCCTGTTGGACTTTCAGCTGCTTGAGTTCTTTTTCCAGACGTTCTTTCTGATCACGCAGTGCCGCACGGTCAGCCAGGGCTTGCAGCGCGGGCGGTTCAATGTGGGAAAGATTGATCGTCAGGCCCGGGACTTCGAAGCGCTCGCCTTTAAAGCTGTCGAGGATCAGCTCCAGTGATTTGACCCACGCGTCGCCATCATCGAGTGCAATACCCTGCTCGCCGAGTGGCAGGCTGAATAGCGCGCTGTTGAACAAACGCATCAACCGCTCGACATCTGGCTGCGAGAACTCTTCGCGCAAGCGGGCATAGCTGTTGTTGTCAGCGTGATCGAGTTGTTGCTTGACCGACTTCAGGCGTTTTTCCAGATCGCGCAGGCGTTCATCCAGGTCCTCGGCGCTGAACTGCCGGGACTGGGCCAGCGCACCGGCCAGTTCATCGTGAGCATCCTTGGCTGCCAGCAATTGCTGCTCCAAGACCTTGACGTCATCGACCAGCGCAAAACGATGCTTGAGTACCGACAACTCGCCGATCCAGCGCTGAATACCGCTGATTTCTCGCTCCAGGCGCATCAACTCCTGAGTCCCGCCACGCTGATCGTTTTGCAGCGAGTCCTGCTCGTTTCGGTAATGTTCGGCCTGGATCACCAGCTCTTCTTTGCGCGCGTTGGAATAGTCCTGCCACGTGCCCAGTAGCGAATCGAGCAGCGGTGACAGTCGGTGCAGTTTGCCGCGTAGTACTTCCCGCTGCTTGACCCCAGAGGACAGGGCTTCGACCAGTGGACCGGCGAGAACCAGTGCGTTGTAGTCCTGTTCCATGCGGCGTACGTCGCGGAAGGCTTCTTCGCACGCGGCGATGTAATCAACGCTGCCGGACCGCAAGCTGTGTTCAAAGGCATCGAGGAACAACTGCTTGAGTTTCGCCGCCGTGATTTCGCGCATATGCAGCAAGTTGATGAACAAGGCTCGGAAGGTCTTCAGGCTCTGTTCGCTGGTGGAGCGCAGCGGGATCAGGGTCAGGTCCAGCGGGATCGACGTATGACCACCCACCAGCAGGCGACGCAGTTCATCGGGCTTCAGCTCATAGGCTTTCAGGCCGTGGCTTTCCAGGTTGCTGAACAGCTCTTTTTGCCGCAAGCAGGTGTCATTTTTCTGATAGTGCGCCAGGTCCAGTTTGCCAGCGTAAGCAAAAAACTGGTGACCGAACCCACCGCCCGGTCCGCGTCCGACCACGCCAATCACATGCGGGCCGTGGGGCAGCGAGACTTCCACCAGGATGTAACTGGTGTCGGAGGCGAAATAGAAGCGCCGCGACTGTTCCAGGCTGTACTTACCGAAACTCATGTCCGACATGCGCGCCAGAATCGGGAATTGCAGGGCGTTGATCGAGGCGCTTTTGCCCAGGTTGTTCGCGCCGTACACCGACAAGGGGTGTTCCAGCGGGAACAGACCAAGGCTGTAGCCAGCCGTGTTCAGCAGGGCAAAGCGGCGGATGCCATAACGTTCCTGGCTCATGCGTCCATCTCCTGTTGCTCGGCGGCAATGGCCCGGGCCAACGCCTGCGCTTCGGTTTCTTCAGGTTCGTCGAACTCGGCGAGATCCAGCGGGTCATCGGTTTTCAGGAGTTTTTCGTCGCTGTCGCTGTCATCGTCAATCAGGATCGGCGTGGGCAGTGGCAACACGCTGTGCAGGCTGGCCGCCAGATCACGGTCCTGTTGCACCGATAGGCAGACGTCGAGGAAACGGTGCATCGGCGGCAGGAATCGGTAGATGCCGTTTTCTTCGTTGGCGAAACCGAGCTGGGTCATGCGGCGCATGATTTTCTCTTCCAGCTCTTCCTGGGTTTGTACTTCGGCTTGCACAAACAGGTCGCGGTATTTTTCCAGCAACGAAGGCAGCTCATCACGGCCCAGGCTACCGCCGTCGAGCACTGCGACCGGGTCGCGGCCCTGATCGGCCAAGTGCTCGACGATGATGAAGGTGAACAGCGCCAGGCGTTGCGCGGTCTTGTTCACCTGTGCGGCGGCCATTTCCGGGACGAAGTAATAGAAACCGCGGGTGTCGCAGACCAGTTCAAAGCCCAGGGCCTTGAACAGCGTTCGGTACTGGTCCTGGCAATTGGACAGCTGCGCATACAGCTCCGGGTCGCGGCGGCTGATGTGGTAACCCTTGAACAGCTCGCGAAAAATCGGCGCCAGCTGGGACAGTTCGGATAGATCAAGATGCATGAGGGGTGCTCGCGGAATTCTCTAGGTGCTCGTCTCGGCTAGAGAGCAGGGCGAAGGAGCGCAGGCTGACCTGATGCTCCTGCGTGTTGTAATCGCGACGTTCAAGGCGCTCACGGGTAAAACGCTTGTCCCGCGACAGGCGCGAGAACCAGTACAGCAATTCGTCGGTGGCGCCGTCCGGTTCTTGCTCCAACAGCCAAACCATCAAATCCGGCATCGGCAGGGCGTCTTCGCAGCGCTCCAGCATTTCTTTGACCGTGCGGGGCGCGCGGGGCGGTTCGCCTTTGCGTGTGACGTTGGCCTTGGGGAATTTCGCCGGTTTCGGTTCGAAGCGGGCCAAGGCATACACATAGGCTTCAACCTGACTGGCGCTGCCCAGGAACGTGCTTTGTGGTCGAGTGAACATCGACATAGCCGCTTGCGGCACGGCATCCAGCCCTTTACGGCGGATAGCAGAAAGCGCCAGCGCCGCACCACGGGTGACTGCGTTATGCCGGCGGGCTTCCTCACGCAGCGGCAACAGCAGCTCGCGGGCGTGACGCAGGGTCAGTTGAGCGCTGGTTTGCATCTCCAGGATGCGTGCGTGGGTACGCAGCAACATGTCGTCATCGACCAGATGGCCAAGGCGCTGCTGTTCGGTGAGCAGGCGCAGCAGAACATTTTCCACCTTGCGCACGCCCTGTTCGAACGCCCCGTCGGCGTTGACCAACTGGATCATCGGTTCGATGTACTCGTCCCAGGTCGCCAGCACCTCGGCATAGCGCTGACGCAGCGGAATCTGCCGGTCACTGGTCTTGGCCCGGTCAGCCACGGCGACCAGCGCCTGCTCATCATTGGCCAGCTTTTTCAGAACATCGCGCACACGCATGTCCAGCAGACGCAATTGCCGCGCCAGGTCGTTGGCATCGCGGATGTCGAAAGCGTCCTGGATATAGCCTGCCAGACGCTCCAGATGGCGTAGATAGGCTTCGATCTCCAGACACAGGCCAAGGCGATGTTCACGCCGGAGATAGGACAGAAAGTCATGGATCTGTGCGTTCAGTTCAAAACGGTTAGGGCTTTTAGCTACCGGAACCAGAATATCCAGACGAATCCACACGTCCAGCAGGCTGGTGATGTCTTGTGGCGTGCTATCCAGTTGCTGGGCGGCCAGTTGCAGGCGCAGTTCGCTCAGGCTCAAGGTGCCTTGGTCGAAGTGTTCGCACAGTGGCTCAAGGAGCGCCCAGTGTTCGGCAAGGGCGCGCAATACGCGCTTAGGTTCGATCATGGGAAGGCCGGTTGGTTGGCAAATAAAAGCAGCGATTGTACTGCATCGGCTACCTGAGATTTCACCTCCGGGCGATCAACTGCGGCGGGAATCGGCGAAGGGCGGTAGAATCGCCGACTTAACTTATCCACAGGTGGCTGACCTTTGCTTAATGAGTCCCGCCGCCGCGCTTATATGACTGCCATGCAGGTGGTCAATTGGCTGCCGCGCACCGAACTGCCCTTTGCCGCACCTTCACGCCCGGAATTGCTCGGGCCCTTGCCGTTGCCGGTCGAACAGGCTGTTGCTTCGCCTGCGCCCGCCGTCGCTGTTACGCCAGTCGCCACGCCTGTTGCGCGTCCGGTAGTCGAGCGGCCGAAAATCGAAGTGCCCCGTCCGTCGCTTTCCAGCACCCGAAATGGTGCCGTGGCCGACGCAGAGGTCGCTGCACCAGCACCAATCAAGGCCGTTGCCGTTCCTCCTCCACGCTTTGCCTTGCAACTGCTGCGGGCCGGGCGTTGCCTGGTGCTGGTCGAGTTACCCACAGGCGAGGCATTTCAGAGTCGCGACCCGTCCTATATGTTGCTCAAGGACATGTTGCGTGCCGCCGGTCTGCCTGACAGCCCGCAAATCATTGGCGAGCCGGTGCGTTGGCCATTGTTGGTCCGTGGTCAATTGGACCAGGGCCCCGCAGCCGCGCGTGATTTCGTGCAGGGATTTGTCCTCGCCCGACTGGAAGATGAGCCGTGTGCATGCCTGTGGCTGATCGGCTTGCCTGCGGTGCGATTTGCTGGCGAAGCCACTGCCGAGTCCTACAATCAAGAATTGCAGATCGACGGTCTGGGCAGTGCCTGGGCGCTGCCCGGTCTGGAATTATTAATGGATGAGCCGCAACGCAAGGCCGATGTCTGGCAAGCCATGCGTCGGCTGATGACACGCTGGAAAACGATTGATGACTGACGTTTCAATAAAGAGCCCCTCAATGAGCGACGCTGTAACTTTCCGCCCGATGACCGAAGCGGACCTGGACGCTGTACTGAAAATCGAATACGCGGCGTTCAGCCATCCCTGGACCCGAGGCATCTTTCTCGACGGGCTCAAATCCTACGAAATATGGCTGATGTTCGAAGGCGCCCAGCAAGTCGGCCACGGCGTGATCAATGTCATTATCGACGAAGCGCACCTGCTCAATATCACCGTCAAGCCAGAAAGCCAGGGCCGTGGTCTGGGCCTGCGCTTGCTGGAACACCTGATGTCGCGGGCCTACCAGATGAACGGCCGCGAATGTTTCCTCGAGCTGCGCGCGAGTAACCAAGCAGCCTATCGCCTGTATGAGCGCTACGGCTTCAACGAGGTGGGCCGCCGTCGGGATTATTACCCTGCGGTCGGCGGGAGCGAAGACGCGCTGGTCATGGCCTGCACCCTGTTTGAATAGTCGTTACTCTGGCTTGCCGTCGAGCGGATCGTGGCGAGCCAGTTCGGCTTCATCCAGGCCATCACCACCCCCGATGTCATCTTCATCGACGACACTCAAATCCCAGTCGGTAGGGCGGTTTTCGCCAGCTTCATTAGCTGAACGTGCGCCATCTTCGTCGATCATGTTTTCCGGGTCCAGGTCATCGTCGGTAGAGTGGTGATCCGGGGTCGACGCGCCGGTCATCCCCGCTTCACGAACCCGCTTGTCCGGGAACTCATGTTCGAGTTCGTTTTCTGGCACAAGATCGCCGATGCGACCGGTGTCCTCCTCTTCATCGAAGTGCAATTCTTCCATCGAGCCCATACGGTCTTCATTGTCATCGATCGGTTCAGGCTGTGGGGCACCGTAAGGGCGGCGTGATTCAGTCATGGCAATTCCTCATGTTTTGGGGCCTTATAAAGATTGACCGGCCGCAACGATGAAGATTCCTTTTGTATCCTCAGCAAAAGTAGTGGCACATAAGCGTGACCCAGACAGCCGGGCGCCAGTCAAAGCTGGGCATCATTTTCGAGGCTTCAACGCATGAACGAACTACAAGATCTGATTGATAACAACGAGCGCTGGGCCGACGCGATCAAGCAGAAAGACCCGGAATTTTTCGCCAAACTGGCCCGCCAGCAAGCGCCTGAATACCTGTGGATCGGTTGTTCTGATGCACGCGTGCCAGCCAACGAAATCGTCGGCATGCTGCCGGGCGATCTGTTCGTACACCGTAATGTCGCCAATGTTGTGCTGCACACTGACCTTAATTGCCTGTCGGTGATTCAGTACGCGGTGGACGTGCTCAAGGTCAAACATATCCTCGTCACTGGCCACTATGGCTGTGGCGGCGTACGTGCAGCGATGCAGAATCGCCAGCTTGGCTTGATCGATGGCTGGCTGCGTTCGATCCGCGATTTGTATTACGAAAACCGCGTCCCCTTGGCCCTGCTGCCAACTGAAGAAGAGCGTGTTGATCGGCTGTGCGAACTAAACGTGATCCAGCAAGTGACCAATGTCGGCCACACCAGCATTGTGCAAAATGCCTGGCATCGGGGGCAGAGCCTGTCGATTCACGGCTGCATCTACGGGATTAAGGATGGCCGCTGGAAAAGCCTGAACGCGACCATCACCGGTTTCGAGCAGCTGCCGCCGCAATACCGGCTTCGTCCGCTGGGTGAATGAAAGGCAAGGCGACTCATTCCTTGAGTCGCCTTGTATCCGCTTTTTTTAAAGTGGTGGCTGAGCCAGCACCGAGCCAGTCGGCGGCTGCACGTCGTGGGTCACTCGGCATCGCACGGGCTAGGCTCGGCCTTCGTACGGAAGTGATTACCGCCATTCCTTTTCGCGAAATACATGGCTTCATCGGCGTGCTTGAGCAGCTGTTTCTCTTCTATGCCATGTTCGGGGTAGAGCGCGATCCCGATGCTCAGCAGAGTACACAAGCCTTGACCTTCCATGTTCAGCGGGTGACTAAGCTCGCGATGGATTTTTTCAGCCACCCGCAAGGCGTCCTCCGGTAACTGGATGTTGTGCAGCAGCACCAGAAACTCGTCACCGCCGATGCGCGCAACCGTATCGGTTTCGCGCACGCATTGTTTTAGGCGCTGTGCCACTTCTTGCAGTAACTGATCGCCTGCCGCATGGCCGAGGGTGTCGTTGACCTGTTTGAACTTGTCCAGATCGAGGTAGAGCAGGGCGAACTGGCCTTGTTCGCGCCGGGCCATCGCGAGTGCAGTCTGCAGCCGATCCTGGAACAGTCCGCGATTGGGTAACTGGGTCAGTTGGTCATATTGGGCCATGTATTGCAGTCGAGCGTGCAGTTGTTTGCGCTCGATAGCGGCGGCGACTTGAGTGGAGACGAACTGCAACAGCTCTTGATCCTTCACGGTATAGCGTGTGCCACCTGAGTAGCTCTTGACCACCAAAGCACCGATAGTGCCCCGGTTCGAGTGCAACGGTACGCCCAGCCAGCACAGCGAATCGGTGTCGAACTCGGCGCGTAAATATTCCGGAAAGGTGGTCAGTGTCTCGGGGGTCAATAGCAGCGGGAGCCCGGTGCGGATCACCTCGGCACTCAAAGAGTCGGTGACTGTTTGTGGATCGGGTGCCTGGTCCTGTTCATCCACGTGGTAGGCAAAGCTCAACTGGTCACTCTTTTCGTCGTACAGCGTCACGGAAAAATTCAGTGCGGGCAGCAGTTCGCCAATGATCTGATGAATGCGATGAAACAGGGCGGGCAGATCCTCGGCGGCGTGGGCGGCTTCAGAAATGGAGTACAGCGCGGCTTGTACCGACTCAGACTGTTTGCGCTCAGTGATATCACGTGCAACCCCGATCCTTAGTTGATCGACTTCCGACCAGCGGGCCGACCACATGATGTGCACGATTTGCCCGTCTTTGCGCACATAACGGTTTTCGAAATGGGGTTTAGGCTGCCAGCCGATGATTTCGCTGGCGGCCAGCAGCGTCCGCGCTCGATCTTCGGGCAGCACCATGTCTATCATGACCCGGCCGATCATTTCCTCGGGCGT includes:
- a CDS encoding PqiB family protein is translated as MSDLPTAKTRPASNWSAIWILPLIALIIGGWLGWRAYSQSGIEIEVRFESGEGIHANKTEVVYKGMSIGKVKALTLDDEGNTKGVIATIEVNKEVEPSLRANSRFWLVKPSITLAGITGLETLVSGNYIAASPGDGEPTRKFKALAEAPPLSDRLPGLHLTLKADRLGSLNRGSPVFYKQIQVGQVKSYVLSEDQGTVEIKVYIQPTYANLVRKHTRFWNASGISIDANLSGVKVRSESLASIVAGGIAFATPEHRKDSPPTDPSLPFRLYEDFDAAQAGIRVKLKLSDFEGLQAGRTPVMYKGIQVGNMKTLKVDPDLSSATVELALDPLAEDYLVEGTQFWVVKPSISLAGITGLEALVKGNYIAVRPGDLGSPPRRDFVARAKAPPLDLRSPGLHMVLFSDTLGSLDVGSPILYKQVKVGSIQSYQFSRDQKQVVLGVHIEKEYENLVNGSTRFWNVSGITLKGGLSGIEVKSESLQSLMAGGISFETPLAKSPLQKRIPRFRLFASRDLATQRGTEITIKVDRADGLHPGTTIRYKGLDVGKVEDVDLTSDLQAVMLTARITEVPDKIARVGTEFWVVKPEVGLIKTSNLETLVTGQYLEVLPASKSAGPQKSFVALKAPPNASARDEGLSVVLSAPRRGSIKPGVPVTYREVTVGKVMSYELSPTADRVLIHILIEPRYASLVRGGSRFWNSSGFGVDFGLFRGATVRTESLETLIDGGIAFATPEGERMGSQARPEQTFPLFDKAEDEWLQWAPKISLGK
- a CDS encoding paraquat-inducible protein A, translating into MRAIDAGILICAECHELNKADPDNDNLTCTRCGAQVHPRRPDSMKRTWALLVTAAILYIPANMLPIMTVSSLGQGDPSTIMSGVIQLMQHGMYPIAIVVFVASILVPTFKLIGLGLLLFSVQRRQPLSAQQRIIMYRFIEFIGRWSMLDIFVIAILVAVVNFGRIASVEANLGAVAFASVVILTMLAAVTFDPRLIWDNTESDDDHE
- the mksF gene encoding Mks condensin complex protein MksF; the encoded protein is MSQERYGIRRFALLNTAGYSLGLFPLEHPLSVYGANNLGKSASINALQFPILARMSDMSFGKYSLEQSRRFYFASDTSYILVEVSLPHGPHVIGVVGRGPGGGFGHQFFAYAGKLDLAHYQKNDTCLRQKELFSNLESHGLKAYELKPDELRRLLVGGHTSIPLDLTLIPLRSTSEQSLKTFRALFINLLHMREITAAKLKQLFLDAFEHSLRSGSVDYIAACEEAFRDVRRMEQDYNALVLAGPLVEALSSGVKQREVLRGKLHRLSPLLDSLLGTWQDYSNARKEELVIQAEHYRNEQDSLQNDQRGGTQELMRLEREISGIQRWIGELSVLKHRFALVDDVKVLEQQLLAAKDAHDELAGALAQSRQFSAEDLDERLRDLEKRLKSVKQQLDHADNNSYARLREEFSQPDVERLMRLFNSALFSLPLGEQGIALDDGDAWVKSLELILDSFKGERFEVPGLTINLSHIEPPALQALADRAALRDQKERLEKELKQLKVQQAVASDRAASKTQTEALYQQVLDAQKALEDFRRSQTLNAEEPEKLEQLAQMEAAQDELKRSSDAFTERVQQLSAKLQLVGRQIGDMEAKQRTLDDALRRRQLLPADMPFGTPFMEPVDDSLENLLPLLNDYQDSWQGLQRSDGQIEALYAQVRLKGVAKFDSEDDMERRLHLLINAYAHRQDEALTLGKARRAAVTDIARTLRNIRSDYDSLEHQLALFNREINKRQVSNLASFRIVLAPNKEALKHIDQIIHSAGQYEEGETLSVFDLSQSADQDNKNEEAKEYLARLVAANHNQLGLKDLFELAFEITKVNGQPVIHTDIDGAASNGTTMTIKALTNMYLLLHLMDRDQAGRIRLPYYLDEAADIDEKNQAALLETSLQLGFVPILASVKPQVSAHVAIDLEGGSGPNGIYIDEADWKYIRRHDEVKAVAADPEAETVLA
- a CDS encoding paraquat-inducible protein A; amino-acid sequence: MPDQANSSGLAQVPLDELPLDDLVACHECDLLMRKPVLSRGEKAQCVRCGYELYAQRHNVVQHSLALVIAALLLYIPANFLPIMHLNLLGQTSKDTVWTGVLGLFDTGMQGVAAVVFLCSMGIPLLKLLCQLSVLLSIRLNVGRSFGLLLYRIYHHLRDWGMLEVYLMGVLVALVKLSDLAELTLGVGLLCFIGLLLVQVWLEVTMSPHQIWQALSGGDAHAGD